One Verrucomicrobiota bacterium genomic window, GGAATCCGCGCCCGTGACCGCCGCACAGGTCGCCGCCCGCTGCGGGATCCGCATCCACAGCGTCGGCATCGGCAACCCCGACGGCGCACGGGTGCCGGGCCCCGACGGGAGGGCGCTCATGTACCAGAACACCGAGGTGCGTTCGCATCTCGACGAGACGACCTTGCGTGAGATCGCCGCCGCGACCAAGGGCGGCCGTCACGTCGGCGTCCGCACCGGCATCATCGACCTGCGCGAGCTGTACAAGCGCACCCTCACCACCGCCGACAAGGGAAAGGGCACGTTCCGCTCGCTGCGCTATCACGAGCTGTACCAATGGCCGCTGTTCATGGCCATGGTGCTTCTCGTCATCGAGGCGCTGCTTTCCGGACGCCGGCCGCGCGGTGCGGGCCTCGGCGCATCAACGGGGCTCATTCTCGCCGTCGCCCTGCTCCCCTCGCTCGCACGCGCCGACGCGCCTGATGCCGCGCGCCTCGTCCGCGAGGGCAACAAGGCATACGGAGACGGCAGGTACAACGAAGCGGCCGACAAGTACAAAGATGCCGAGCGCCAGTTGCCGCAATCGCCGCAGGCCAAGTTCAATCTCGGTGCAGCCCTGTACCGGCAAGGCGATTTCAGCGCCGCACGCGAGCAGTTCCTCGATGTGTTCGACAGCACCGAATCGAATGAGACGCTGCGCCGCCGCGCCGTGTACAATCTCGGCGCGACCGCAGTCAAGGAGGCCGAGCAGAAGCTTAACGATGGCGACCTTCAGGGCGCGGTCGACGCGTACCGCGGAAGCGTCGCCTTGTTTCGCCGCGCCGCGGGCGACGATCCGGCCTACGACGACGACCTCGCAGACGACGCGCGATGGAACATCGAGGTGGCCCGCCTGCGCATGAAGCAGATCCTCGACGAGATCAAGCGTCAACAGGAACAGGCGGAGCAACAGCGCAAGGAACAGGAACAGAAAGACCAGGCGTTCAACCAGAAGCTCGACAAGGCCATCGACGAGCAGAAGCAGATCGCCGAGCAGGCCAAGCAGCCGCCCTCATCCGACGAGCAGCGGGATGCCCTGCGCCAGAGGCAGCAGGAGAACCTCGACCGCACGAAGGAACTGAGCGACGATCTGCACGAGCGCCTGCAGCAGGACCAAGACCAACAGCAGGACCAAGCGTCGTCCCGGGACCAGATGCAGAAGGCGCAAGAGAATCTCGACGAAAGCCAGGCGCATCAGGCCGAAGCATCAGACCACCTGAGTAACCAGGATGATGAACGCACCCGCCAGAGCGCGGAGCAAGCGCTGGCGAAACTCGAACAGGCGCGCGACGAGCTCTCCAAGCAGCAGGAGCAGCAACAGGCACAAGCGCAGCAGAGTCAGGACGAGCAGAACAAGAACGACCAGCCAAGCGACGAGCGCACCGAAAACCAACAGGACGAGCACCCGCAGAAACAGCAGAAGCAACAGCAGGGCGAGGCGCGCCGTCTAAGCAAAGAGGAAGCGCAGCGCCTGCTCAACGATCTCAAGCGCGAGCAGGCGAAGCGACTTGAAGAACAGAAGCAGACCCTCGAACAACAACGCGGCGTCCGCCTTATCGGCGACCGCGAGCAGGAGCAAGTGCAACGTGACTGGTAGACGACAGAACACGCTCAGCGCACTCCTGGGTGCCGCGCTCGCATTCCTGTCGACTGCCGCGCTCGGCGCCGAGGTCCGAGTCTCCGCCTCGCTCCAATCCGAGCGCGTCTACCAGGGCGACCATGCCCAGCTGCAGATCACGATCGAAGGGCGCCCGGATTCGGTGCAGCTCCCCGATGCTCCTGACGTGCCCGGTCTGACAATGCACAAGACCAACTCCACAACGAGGCAGACCCAGATCATCAATGGCCGTGTCTCGGAATCCGTTAGCTATCATTACATGATCCAGACCAACGACGTCGGCTCGTTCACAATCCCGCCGCTGTCGGTCGTCATTGACGGCACGACCTTCGCGACGCGCGAGCTCCGGCTCGACGTCATCGCTGTGCCCAAGGGCGATCTGTCCCGCATCTCGGTCAAGGCGAGCAAGAGTGAATGCTGGCAATACGAGGCCGTCGAGCTGACCTACACGTGGGCGGTTCGCAGCGACAAGACCCTCCAGGACTATCGCATCGACATCCCTCTGCTCGAGCCGACAAGCGCCGCACGTGCCATCGTGCTTCACCCGGATCAGGCGGAGGCGGAGAAGTTTGACCGAGTAGTCCCCAACCAGGATCCGCCGTTGACTGCCGTCCCGTTGCGCGACGACATCGATGGCGAGTCGTATACGGTCGTCACCTTCCGGTTCAAGGTCTATCCCACGGCGCCAGGCAAACTGGTTCTTCCCCGGGCCAGTGTCACCACCGTCTTCTCATCACCAACAAATGAGACTGACATCTTCGGGAGACGTCTCTACAACTCGCAGCGCTACTTTGCCGCGACCGACGAGATCACACTCCACGTCAAGCCGCTGCCCGACGAGGGTCGGCCGGCCGGCTTCACGGGCCCTGTCGGCAGGTTCGGCGTCGCGACCAAGGTTTCCGAGACACGTGCCTACGTGGACGATCCGCTGCGCTTGGCCATCGCGGTCACGGGAGATGGCCTGCTCGACAACGTCAAACGCCCATTACTTTCCGCGGATCCCGAGTTCAC contains:
- a CDS encoding BatD family protein, encoding MTGRRQNTLSALLGAALAFLSTAALGAEVRVSASLQSERVYQGDHAQLQITIEGRPDSVQLPDAPDVPGLTMHKTNSTTRQTQIINGRVSESVSYHYMIQTNDVGSFTIPPLSVVIDGTTFATRELRLDVIAVPKGDLSRISVKASKSECWQYEAVELTYTWAVRSDKTLQDYRIDIPLLEPTSAARAIVLHPDQAEAEKFDRVVPNQDPPLTAVPLRDDIDGESYTVVTFRFKVYPTAPGKLVLPRASVTTVFSSPTNETDIFGRRLYNSQRYFAATDEITLHVKPLPDEGRPAGFTGPVGRFGVATKVSETRAYVDDPLRLAIAVTGDGLLDNVKRPLLSADPEFTERFRFTENLESGEVSGNTVAFEQIIRPKNTDVAEVPPVELSYFDTTAGEYRIARSEPIPIEVLPASAQKIETFGNDDGATPATELTRRPGGLYANVTSYAALRDETPRYTMLWALVVPPVAYAVVLVVTRRRRRLRADRALARSSAAWRAWSARSSALRRESGRDSAAFFDGLARAVGGYLSDKLNLGRGELTAADVQSLIDNDRLPNELGAQAIAVLERCDAARFAPQQAAQDAHGQLLDDAETFARAAERTLRRRR
- a CDS encoding VWA domain-containing protein, yielding MGNAPQFRFEHWQMMWLLVVVAGVVAVVWLGLRLKAAALRAFAHVDSLRRIAASSSRPRCLTKAALLIAALVFVVLALMRPQGAPREVTVEKHGRDIVFLLDISRSMLAEDLKPNRLDRAKLAIEEMVDVMDGDRVGLIAFAGLPVLKCPLTNDYHFFKTVLNSTSPDDINRGGTNIGDAIRWAVKHVLKPPEPNGEQMSSDAWVARDIVLITDGEDLEESAPVTAAQVAARCGIRIHSVGIGNPDGARVPGPDGRALMYQNTEVRSHLDETTLREIAAATKGGRHVGVRTGIIDLRELYKRTLTTADKGKGTFRSLRYHELYQWPLFMAMVLLVIEALLSGRRPRGAGLGASTGLILAVALLPSLARADAPDAARLVREGNKAYGDGRYNEAADKYKDAERQLPQSPQAKFNLGAALYRQGDFSAAREQFLDVFDSTESNETLRRRAVYNLGATAVKEAEQKLNDGDLQGAVDAYRGSVALFRRAAGDDPAYDDDLADDARWNIEVARLRMKQILDEIKRQQEQAEQQRKEQEQKDQAFNQKLDKAIDEQKQIAEQAKQPPSSDEQRDALRQRQQENLDRTKELSDDLHERLQQDQDQQQDQASSRDQMQKAQENLDESQAHQAEASDHLSNQDDERTRQSAEQALAKLEQARDELSKQQEQQQAQAQQSQDEQNKNDQPSDERTENQQDEHPQKQQKQQQGEARRLSKEEAQRLLNDLKREQAKRLEEQKQTLEQQRGVRLIGDREQEQVQRDW